The Dehalobacter sp. DCM sequence GAAAGTAAGCGGTGTTCGGTCTTTTTCTTATATACATTATCATTATCATACCTCCTATCCGATATTGCTTTTTGCTTCTATCAGCCTTTCTTATCCAGCCGTTTGATAAGTACCAACTCCAGATTCATATCCCGAATCTTATTGACAGCAGTTCTTTTCTTTAGATCACTTTTTCAGATAACGTGGGAATGAATAGATTCGTCGCAAGAATAGGTGGCTTCATCGTTTACTCCCGTCTGGTTTTAAATGAATGGATAGAGGTTGATTTCTCAAAATCTATTATATCAGTTCACGAACCTTTCCAATAGTATGAATAAGCCGGCTACTTTATCAGCAAACCGGCTTGCACCTCTAATGACGTTCTATAAACACGCTATGATTGGTTTAACTGTCTATGCTTTTCTATGCTCAAATAAACCCTTAATGAATGATTAACGATAATCTACCTATCATAGAAACGATAACTTATGGCCGCTTTCCAGCTGCTGGATCTGTTGCTCTCCTTTTTCAGCCAGCTCCCGGAATTGATTGATCGTATCCCGCATTCGGGGAAGCGCTTCCTGCTTATAGGTACTGATGGAATCCAGAGCGGACAGCGCATCAGCAAAAGCACTTTTCAGGGTATCGACGGAAATATTGGCTTCCATCGCTTGTTTATGGATCTCCATTCCCTGTTCCTTGAGCATTTTAGACGTACTGCTGATGATATTGTTGGTGGTTTCATTCAGAAGCTGAATCTTTTTTAGGACGATCTTCTGGTTGTAAAGGGCGCTCGCAACGGTCACCGAGATACGCAGAGCTGAAATCGTCACATTTTTAGCCCGATCCACACCTCGGATAAGCTCCTTATTGTTGCGGATCACAATTTCGATGGCCATGATTCCCTGTTGGTTGACGACGATCATCTGCTGCAGGTCCATGAGGCGTTGGCGGAGAGGGAAGAGTACTTCTTCCGTGATGAATTTGATTTTTTCCGGGTCTTCGTTATTGGCTTTTAGGGTATCAACGTGTTTCTCAATCGCCTGATCCATCAACGTACCGAGCTCGATTTCTTTGCGCAGTTTTTTTGTCAGATCCCGCAGGGATTGCTGCTCTATTTCGAGAGTGGTGTTGTCATTTTTCAAGGTCGTTTTCCCTTTTTCCAGGGAAACGACAATATCGGCAATGGCCGAATCGGCTTTCTCGTATTTTTCAAAATAGGCTCGGATCGGGTTGAAAATCTTACCGAGAAATCCTGTTTTTGCAAAATCAATGATACTCGGATCAAGATCCTTTAACTCCCGGTGAAGCTCCATCAGGCCTTGGGCGACGACACCACCCTCGTCACCGTCTTTCGCTAAATTCCCCACGGTGATCTGGAGCAGGGAATTTTTCTCGGAAGAGCTTTTCATTGTTGCTGTCCCGAAAGTGTCCAGAGACTGCAGGATTTGGCGTCTGCTTTCCAAAGATCCGATGTCCAAAGACATGATTTCGGTGACGTTATTATTGGCTAATGCCTGCAGCTGGGCCACCTCTTCCGGCACCGGCTGGACCTGTTCAATCACTTCCTGTTTAATGACCGCTTCATTGGCAATTTCCATTGAAAAAGACATGATATGTCCTCCTTCTTCTTCCTTCACTGTCCTGGCAATCTGTTGATCTATTCTTCAACGATCTGGTTAGTTTTTTTACATCTGAGCGTTGAAAAGATTGCCGAGCTGATAGACGACATCATCCGTATCGGCATTGATGCTCGCCGCCTCATTAATGTTGGAGATACTCTGCAGTGCCGCAATATCGGCATTGTAGCCGATGGTATAGATGGGTATCTGATACGCTTCAACTGAGCTTCGGATCTCATCCAGGCTATGTCCCCGATTGGTATCACCGTCGCTCAAGACAAAAATCATGGGCTTCAGATTCGGATTGGCCGCCGTCTGTTCCTGAATCATTTGAATGGCCACGGCGATAGCGTCAAACGTTGCGGTATTTCCATTGGCCTCCAGACCATTGACGGCTCCCGCAAAGTAAGAACGCTGCGTCAAATCAAAGGGTTGAATCGGAAGATTGATCGTCACATCACTGGAATAAGAGATCAAGCCCACGAAGTTATCTTTGCTGATGTAGTTTGCGCCTTGCAACAAGGAGAGTTTCAGTTTGTTCAGGGGTTCACCGGCCATACTCCCTGAAACATCGGCAATGAAGACGGCACAAATATCTTTGGTACCATTTTTCTTTTCTTTCCATAATTTCTGGGCTTTGCTGATCACAGTCCCATTAATCGACCCCAACTCCGGTATATACTCATTCAAATGATTAAACCCGTACTCTGTGGCCAATCGTTGATACTTTTCCTGTTTGGCATAGTCAATAAACGCCTTCAGGATCTCCGTTTTTTCTGAAGATAAGCCGCCAATAGCATACACCGGGCTGTCATGCCGTACCCCGAAAGGCGTGAAAACGTAATCCGTTTGCAGTTCCGGTAAGTTGGCGTAGGACTGGTATTCCAGGATAAATCCATCCAGGACGCCGGACTTGGCTGATTCCCGCATCTGGAGCGTGGTATAGGCCACAAAAGGGATATTTGTTTGGAAGGTCTCAAACCCCTGCACCGCTTTCGTGCTGAGTAAATCGCTGCTGTCGAAGGTATCCAGGGCCGTCATCAGGAAGTTCAACCCGGTCGAACTGGCAAAAGGGTTCGTGTATCCCATGGCCAATTCATTCTTCGAAACAGCATCCGTAATGGTTTTGATATTAATGGCGCCGTATTTTTTGATCAGTTCATCATTTTTTGATTTGGAGATCAGGATGCCCGCCACATTGCCGGTCAACTTCTTCTCCACCAGTTGGGTCTGTACACCCTGAGCTGTAATCATTTCTCCCCATAACTCATTGGAGGGAGAATACGCATCCGGCACATACTTCCCGGACGTGATGTAGTCGGCAGCTACGCCGGAGGCGATGCCCCGGATTCTGACCGACACCGGTTTTCCGTCGATGGTGATACCGGCATTGTTAAAGTCGGTCGCGACTTTCGTCAGCCAACCATCCGTCCCACTGCCCGCTTTCTCCGTGGAAGAGATAATTTCCACAAAGGCATCCGTCGTATTATCGACCTGTGCCGGATATTTGGAGATATCCGGCAAGGTATCTTTCAGTTCGGCCGTCTCCAGGTCAATCTGTCCCTTGACCAAATCGGCCTGATTTACTCTGATGTCTTTAATAATGCTTTCCAGGGCCTTTCCTGCTTTTTCGGCGCTTACCTGGGCATCATCCTTACCTAAGTTCTTTGTCAGTGAAATACCAAAGTAGACAACAGCAAAGACAAATACTGCGGCTACCAACAGAATCAGAAACTTTTTGGGTGAACCACCTCGTGCCACTTCTTATCCCTTCCCTTACCGATAAAATTTGACTTGTTTGATCAGGTTATTGAGTTCCTCCATACCTGGCATATTTTCAATTGCATTGCTTTCCAGGCTGGTTAATTTAGAAATTTCAAGAAGCAATTTATCGAGTTTCAGCAGGATTTGCTCGTTTTGCTGTGCTGCGTTGCTGACAAACGCCATGTGGTCGTGATACACACTGAGTTTTTCCTCGCGGAATTCTTCAGACAGTGTTCTTCCTGCTTTTCGCGTAATGAATATGTAATCTTTTTCATCAAAGGCATTGAGTCGATTGATGATGCCTTTGATATTAATATAGAAAATATCTGTCACTTCGGTGACCACGGCCTGAAATTTCTGAAAGCTGATTTCTGTCGGACAGAATTTCTGCTGCAGAACATCCGTAATCGTATCCTGTTTTTCTTCGATTCGCTCAATCTGCCCGAGCAGTAAATCAATCGTTTCAGCAAAGGTTTTCTTTTGGCGATGCAATCGTAAGGCAGCGGCGCATTCACTGGGAGAATCGAGCTCCTTGGTCTGAACAATTCTTTCTTTTTCTGTGAGCATTTTGTAATTACCATAAAGGAACAATACAGCACATACAAACACAATGGCGCAGCCCAACGCCGTGGAGAATACGCTGGCGCCCCCGATTTTCAAGCCGATAAGTCCGGGAGAAAATACGACAATCAACGCCGCAGCAATACCGATGTTCAGCCCAAGCAGTTTGGAGATTTTATTCATTCCCAATGTCCATCAACGCTCCTAAAAGGATCGGTTATTTACATCTTTCTGCAAAATTGTATATAAACAACCTTAAATCCAGATTAAAGTTCATTATTAGAGATAATTCATCATGTAACTTCCCATTAATTCTCCATCAATCTGTGCATTCCTTTAAAGCATTCAGCCAATTTATGTGCTTTAAGTAAAAAATATCCGTGTTTATTATATGACAAAAAAATAGACCTGCGACAAAAACGAACGCAGGTCTATATTCAGCTTATATCTTAACTTGCCTCAGGTGCCGCAAAAAGTTTGATAGCCACAGGACGAGGGCCCCGGCATCGCGGCATAATCTGCTTGCTTGGTTGTATGGGCGTACGGATCAGCTAAGACAGCCAGAAGTTCCTCCATGACGCTCAAATCGCCTTGATTCGCAGCCGTCAGAGCTTCTTCCACCCGGTGGTTGCGCGGAATGACGGCGGGATTGTTTCTCCGCATCAAGTCATGCTGATCGGACGCTGTTTCCTGCTGGCGTTTGGTTCTAGCCTGCCACTGCGCATGCCATTTGGCAAATTCCGCTGTCTTCAAAAGAGGATCGCCCTCCGGTTGATTAAACGTCAATGACCGGAACGTATTGGTATAATCCGCCTTCTGCTCTTCCATAATCCGCAGAAGATCATGGATCAAGGATTCATCCTCCGGCTCGTGATTGAATAGTCCTAATTTCCATCGCATACCGTTCAGCCAATTCGTTTGATATAATCCCTCAAATTCATCGATGGCTTCTTGGGCCAGCTGTATCGCGTTATCCTTATCCTCCGCCAAGAGAGGCAGCAATGTCTCCGCAAATCGCGCCAGATTCCAGGCAGCAATGGGCGGCTGGTTGCCGTAGGCATAGCGACCCTGCGTGTCAATGGAACTAAACACCGTTGCCGGATCATACGTATCCATAAAAGCACAGGGACCGTAATCGATGGTTTCACCGCTTATGGCCATATTATCGGTATTCATCACGCCATGAATAAATCCCACCAGCTGCCATTGGGCAATAAGAGCGGCTTGCCGTTTCACAACCTCCTGGAGCAGGTAAAGATAAGGGTTATCCACAGACAGAGGCTCGGCAAAATGCCGTTGTAAGGTATAATCGGCTAAAACTCGGAGATCTTCCGGCGTACCCCAGCGGGCGGCGTACTGAAACGTACCGACACGGAGGTGACTGGCTGCAACCCGGGTCAGAACCGCACCGGGCAGCACGGTGTCACGTATAACGGTTTCTCCGGTCGTCACGACAGCGAGGCTGCGTGTCGTCGGTATGCCAAGCCCGACCATCGCCTCACTGATGATGTATTCACGCAGCATCGGTCCCAGGGCGGCTCGACCGTCACCCCGACGGGAATGCGGCGTTTTGCCTGATCCCTTCAGTTGAATATCAAAACGCTGACCTCGCGGGGTGATCTGTTCGCCAAGCAGCAAGGCCCGCCCGTCCCCCAACAACGTAAAGTACCCGAATTGATGGCCGGCATACGCTTGGGCCAACGGCTCCGCACCTTCGGGAATTTGATTTCCGGCGAAAAGCTCAGCACCCTCACTGTTTTGCAGAACCTCCGTATTCAGTCCCAATGTTTCGGCCAAGGAGGTATTGAAGATCACCATTTCTGGCGCGCGAACCGGTGTCGGATCCGTCCGGCTGAAAAAAAATTCCGGCAAGCGGGCATAGGAGTTGTCAAAATGCCATCCCGCGCTGACGGCAGCTCTCGAATTATTCATCAGATGTTTCATGCTTTTATCCAACATGTTCGTTGTATTTTGTTCTGTATGGAGTTCCATCATCATTCTCCTCCCCGGTGCCCATTTCAGCAGATTTTTGAGAATTAATTTGAAAGTTGAATTTGAAATCTATTTTTTAGTATACGGATTTCGCTGTTTCATAACCTAGAAAGTTTTGAGAACACACACAATATTAAACAGATTTCATATTAAATTTTACACTTTTTTCAAAGATATGGTTAGTATCCTTAAGCTAAAAGCGTACATTTTCGGTAGCAGGGTATACTACTTATAAATCAGGAGGAACGATGATGGATACACTGACTTATGAAGAAATATTTGGTCGCCTTGTCCAAGCCGCTTACCGCGGCAATATCGGTACAGAAATCGCAAAAATTAAGTCGACAGATCAAGCCTATATAAACGAATACATTCATTATGCCCTCGGTCAGGGGGATCTCAATAAAGTTGTTTTTAAAGTGGATTCCTGTGATGGAGAGTGTTCGGAGAATGAGCATAATTGCGAAGCAGCTTGTTTGTTTAATGCGATCGTGCGGGATATGGAAGGCAACGTCATGATCCAGGACCGTAATTGCACGCACTGCGGACGGTGCATCGAAACCTGTTCACTCCATCGGCTCGTTGATAAAAAAGAATTTATCCCGCTGGTCGATCTCCTGAAATCAAAAGAAGTCCCGGTTTTTGCCATTGTTGCTCCTGCTATCATCGGGCAGTTCGGCGAGGATGTGACCATGGGTCAGCTCCGGATCGCCTTGAAGCATCTGGGATTCTACGGGATGGTGGAGGTCGCTTTGTTTGCGGATATTCTCAGTCTGAAAGAATCTCTTGAGTTTGATATCCATGTTAAAACCGATAAGGATTTTGTTCTGACGAGCTGCTGTTGTCCTGTTTGGATCAATATGGTAAAGAAAGTTTACAACACCCTTGTCCCGCATATATCCCCCTCCGTATCACCAATGGTGGCCTGCGGCCGGGGAATCAAACGTTTGCATCCTGAGGCCAAAGTTGTCTTTATCGGCCCCTGTATTGCCAAGAAAGCCGAGGCCAAAGAAAAAGACATTCGGGATGCTGTCGATGCCGTCCTCACATTTGAAGAGCTTCATCAAATCTTTGACGCAACGGGAATCGTCCCTTCCGCAATGGAAGATGTCCCCAGTGAGCACTCGTCGCTGGGCGGGAGAATCTATGCCCGGACAGGCGGTGTTTCCAAATCGATCGCTGACACACTAAACCGTCTGCGTCCGGAAAAGAGCGTTAAAATAAAAGCGATTCAAGCCAACGGTGTCAAAGAATGCAAAGCGCTTCTTAACACGATTCTGGAGAATGAGATTACTGCCAACTTCTATGAGGGTATGGGCTGTGTCGGCGGCTGTGTCGGCGGACCGAAGGCAGTGCTTAGTACAGAAGAAGGTACGAAGCGGGTGAATAACTATGGCAAAGAAGCCCATGCTCCAACCGCCGCAGATAATTTTTATGTCCTCCATTTACTTCAGGAGTTGGGTATCCATAGTGTCGAGGAACTGTTAAAAGGTGAAGCGGCTGAGATATTTCACCGGAAGTTATAGACATAAAAATATTCCAAATTCGCCACCGGTGGCGAATTTGGATTCCCGTCTTTTTCCTGGCGGTAAAATGAATAAAAACTGATCAGCACGTTCCTGCGATCAGTTTTTTCACATATAAGGAGAATTATTATCGTTTATTTTTATCCTTTCTTTTTAGATCTTTGATCAGCCAGTTAAACAGCGAAACGATGAGAGAGGTCAAAAAGGCTGCAAAGAAGCCATGGATTCCAAGACCCGGCATCCATGCCGCAGTCAGCATAATCATCCAGGTATTAATGACCAGGATGAATAAGCCAAGAGTTAACACGTTAAGGGGAATCGTCAGCAGCATAACAACCGGTCGGATAAACAGGTTG is a genomic window containing:
- a CDS encoding toxic anion resistance protein: MSFSMEIANEAVIKQEVIEQVQPVPEEVAQLQALANNNVTEIMSLDIGSLESRRQILQSLDTFGTATMKSSSEKNSLLQITVGNLAKDGDEGGVVAQGLMELHRELKDLDPSIIDFAKTGFLGKIFNPIRAYFEKYEKADSAIADIVVSLEKGKTTLKNDNTTLEIEQQSLRDLTKKLRKEIELGTLMDQAIEKHVDTLKANNEDPEKIKFITEEVLFPLRQRLMDLQQMIVVNQQGIMAIEIVIRNNKELIRGVDRAKNVTISALRISVTVASALYNQKIVLKKIQLLNETTNNIISSTSKMLKEQGMEIHKQAMEANISVDTLKSAFADALSALDSISTYKQEALPRMRDTINQFRELAEKGEQQIQQLESGHKLSFL
- a CDS encoding vWA domain-containing protein, with product MARGGSPKKFLILLVAAVFVFAVVYFGISLTKNLGKDDAQVSAEKAGKALESIIKDIRVNQADLVKGQIDLETAELKDTLPDISKYPAQVDNTTDAFVEIISSTEKAGSGTDGWLTKVATDFNNAGITIDGKPVSVRIRGIASGVAADYITSGKYVPDAYSPSNELWGEMITAQGVQTQLVEKKLTGNVAGILISKSKNDELIKKYGAINIKTITDAVSKNELAMGYTNPFASSTGLNFLMTALDTFDSSDLLSTKAVQGFETFQTNIPFVAYTTLQMRESAKSGVLDGFILEYQSYANLPELQTDYVFTPFGVRHDSPVYAIGGLSSEKTEILKAFIDYAKQEKYQRLATEYGFNHLNEYIPELGSINGTVISKAQKLWKEKKNGTKDICAVFIADVSGSMAGEPLNKLKLSLLQGANYISKDNFVGLISYSSDVTINLPIQPFDLTQRSYFAGAVNGLEANGNTATFDAIAVAIQMIQEQTAANPNLKPMIFVLSDGDTNRGHSLDEIRSSVEAYQIPIYTIGYNADIAALQSISNINEAASINADTDDVVYQLGNLFNAQM
- a CDS encoding protein adenylyltransferase SelO; this translates as MNNSRAAVSAGWHFDNSYARLPEFFFSRTDPTPVRAPEMVIFNTSLAETLGLNTEVLQNSEGAELFAGNQIPEGAEPLAQAYAGHQFGYFTLLGDGRALLLGEQITPRGQRFDIQLKGSGKTPHSRRGDGRAALGPMLREYIISEAMVGLGIPTTRSLAVVTTGETVIRDTVLPGAVLTRVAASHLRVGTFQYAARWGTPEDLRVLADYTLQRHFAEPLSVDNPYLYLLQEVVKRQAALIAQWQLVGFIHGVMNTDNMAISGETIDYGPCAFMDTYDPATVFSSIDTQGRYAYGNQPPIAAWNLARFAETLLPLLAEDKDNAIQLAQEAIDEFEGLYQTNWLNGMRWKLGLFNHEPEDESLIHDLLRIMEEQKADYTNTFRSLTFNQPEGDPLLKTAEFAKWHAQWQARTKRQQETASDQHDLMRRNNPAVIPRNHRVEEALTAANQGDLSVMEELLAVLADPYAHTTKQADYAAMPGPSSCGYQTFCGT
- a CDS encoding [Fe-Fe] hydrogenase large subunit C-terminal domain-containing protein, whose protein sequence is MDTLTYEEIFGRLVQAAYRGNIGTEIAKIKSTDQAYINEYIHYALGQGDLNKVVFKVDSCDGECSENEHNCEAACLFNAIVRDMEGNVMIQDRNCTHCGRCIETCSLHRLVDKKEFIPLVDLLKSKEVPVFAIVAPAIIGQFGEDVTMGQLRIALKHLGFYGMVEVALFADILSLKESLEFDIHVKTDKDFVLTSCCCPVWINMVKKVYNTLVPHISPSVSPMVACGRGIKRLHPEAKVVFIGPCIAKKAEAKEKDIRDAVDAVLTFEELHQIFDATGIVPSAMEDVPSEHSSLGGRIYARTGGVSKSIADTLNRLRPEKSVKIKAIQANGVKECKALLNTILENEITANFYEGMGCVGGCVGGPKAVLSTEEGTKRVNNYGKEAHAPTAADNFYVLHLLQELGIHSVEELLKGEAAEIFHRKL
- a CDS encoding phage holin family protein gives rise to the protein MMRKWILTCLINIVALVVASYIVPGITVNSAVALVGAGLLLGVINLFIRPVVMLLTIPLNVLTLGLFILVINTWMIMLTAAWMPGLGIHGFFAAFLTSLIVSLFNWLIKDLKRKDKNKR